AGGACAATTCAACAGTGTCACCACCGCCATTGCCGCCACCTTCTGCATCATCGCCACCGCCGTTACTACATGCGGCTAATAAAAATGCTGAACTTAATGCTAACATACCTACTAACTTCTTCTTCAAAATAAACATCCTTTCATAATTTCTATTCATTGAATAAATCACAGGCGTAAACCTGTCTCATTCTATTTTTGCTTAATCTCTAACATATTTTAATCTTCACTTGAGCTACTGCCACTGGTATTCAAATTTTGTGTAAAACGGTCCATAATAATCGCCAAGATAACGATTGCTATACCATAAACAAAACCATTACCTACTTGTGAACGTTGAACAGCGGATAATACGCCTTGTCCAAGTCCAGGGGCTCCGATCATAGAAGCAATAACGACCATGGATAGAGCAAGCATCAAGGTTTGGTTAATACCGGCAAAGATATTCCCCATAGCTAAAGGCATTTCTAACTTAAATAATTTTTGCCAAGCTGTACCACCAAAAGAATCAGAAGCCTCTACTAATTCAACAGGAACTTGACGAATTCCTAAGTTGGTCATCCGTACGGTTGGCGGTAAGGAAAAGATCACAGAAGCAAATACTCCAGGCACCATGCCGATACCAAAGAAAGCCACCGATGGAATCAAATAAACAAAACCTGGCATGGTCTGCATGAAGTCAAGTATTGGTGTAATAATATTTCTTGCAATTTCGCTTTTTGACATTAAAATCCCTGAAGGAACACCAATAATGACCGAAATCAAACTAGAAACAATAACCAATGTAAGAGTACTCATCAAATCAGACCATAAGTCCTGATTGTAAATAAGCAATAAACCTAACAACGTAAAGGTCGGCAATTGCCATTTTTTATTGTTTAAGAAAAACGCAGCAACAGTTATGATGACAATAAACAACAAAGGATGGATCGCTGACAATCCAGTTGTCATGACATCCATTATATTTTGTCCCAGTGTTTGTAAGAATGAGAAAAATGCTGCCCAGTGCTCAGTTAACCAGTCAACAACATTGTCTACCCATTCCGACATCGGAAGTTCATTTTGTAGAAAATCAAGCATCAGCGCTCACTCCTTCCTTATCCGCTGCTTCTTCGGTTTCAGTGGTACTCTGACTGTCATTGGCATTGGTATCTGTATCGGTCATTGCACCAATTACGCTACCACGAACCACAACACCGACAACACGATCTTCTTCATCCACAACAGCAAGAGGTGCGGCAGAGTCGTAAATCATATCAAAAATATCTGTTACCAATGTATCTTTTTCGACTTTTCGCACATTTTTCTCTAACACTTCTTTTAAAGGTGTTTCGTTTTTACGAGCATTCAAAGCTTGTTCAGCTGTCAAACTACCTTTAAGATAACGTCCTCGATCCACCGCTAGTAACATACTGATTTCTTCTTTACGCATCCGTTGCAGAGCAACATTAGGGCCATCCGCTTCTACATTAATCGTCAAAGCAGGTTCCATAATATTTTCAGCAGTTAAGACCTTAGAACGGTCAATATCTTCGGTAAACTCACGAACAAAGTCATTTGCTGGATGAGTTAAGATTTCTTCTCCAGTACCAATTTGCATAACCTCACCATCACGCATCAAAGCGATACGATCACCAATACGTAAAGCTTCGTTTAAATCGTGGGTGATAAAGATAATGGTTTTTTGTACTTTTTCTTGCAAGTCCATTAAATCATCTTGCATATCCCGGCGAATCAAAGGATCCAAAGCAGAAAACGCTTCGTCCATTAATAAAATTTCTGGATCGTTAGCTAATGCCCGAGCCAAACCGACACGTTGTTGCATCCCACCAGATAATTGGTTAGGATATTGGTCTTTAACTGAAAGCAGACCAGAATTATCCAAAGCTGCTTCAGCTTTTTGACGACGTTCTTCTTTACCAACGCCACGTACTTCTAAGCCGTATTCCGTATTTTGTAAAATCGTCCTTTGCGGAAATAAACCGAAGTTTTGAAACACCATATTCAATTTCGTTCGACGAACTTCTCGTAAATCTTCTTTTGACATTTTTGAGACATCTTCGTCATCAATGTAAACTGCACCAGACGTTGGTTCAATCAAACGATTGATCATTCGTACTAAAGTAGATTTCCCACTTCCTGATAAGCCCATGATTACAAAAACTTCGCCTTCATTTACATCAAAACTGACATCATGTACCCCTACAGTTGCGCCAGTTTCTTTTAAAATATCTTGTTTTGACTTTCCGGCTTTTACCTGTTCAAGGGCTTGTTGGGTTCTTCGACCAAATATTTTGGTCAAATGTTCTATTCGAACTTTTGTACTCAAAAGTAAACACTCCCTTTTTTATATTTTTTTACCAACGCAAGTGACTATACTAAAGTAACATCAAGTTGTCATTTTGCCAAAAAAAAAGTGGAATATTCTTCACACTTTCTTCTAAACTAGCTCATTCAATAAAAACACGGCATAGACAACAAAGTATCAGGCATTATTTTTTTACTGCTTTTAAAAAGAATACCATAAACCTCATTAAAAAGAAAATAACTTGTCTAATTTTTCTGAATACTTTAGAGGATTGAAAAAAGAAAAACATTGCATGATAATAACTTTAGGAGGTAAAAGCTTATGCAAAAAATAGCTATTATTGGTGGAGGTATTATTGGTATTACTCTAGCGAATTATTTAGACACAACAAAATACGATGTTACTTTATTTGATGAAGGAAAAGGCCAAGCTACAAAAGCCAGCGCGGGAATTATTTCCCCCTGGTTATCTAAACGTAGAAATAAACGCTGGTATCGTTTAGCTAAAGATGGCGCGGCATTTTTGCAAAAACTAGCTACTGATATGAATCTCTCGCAAGAGATATACGCCAAAAATGGTACTATTCTTTTACGATCAAAAGGTCTAGCAGACTTAGCTAATTTAGCAGAACAACGGAAAAAAGATGCGCCAGAAATCGGAGATATTGAACTGCTTTCTTCCTATCAAACAGCTAGTAAGCTTCCGCTATTAGCCCCACAAGAATCCTTATACGTTTCTGGAGGTGCACGACTTAACGGATTGCTTTATCTAGAATATATGAAAAAATTAGCAGTTCAAAAACAAGTAAACTTTATCAACGAAAAAGCAGTATTAAAAAGAAAAAACGATCACTGGCAAATCAGCACTCAAAATCACCAAATTTCAGCTGATAATGTCATAATAACAGCAGGTCCCAATTGCAAGCCATTATTAGAACCGCTCGGCTATCAAGTAGATCTTAAACCACAAAAAGGACAGCTCATTGTCTTTAACACGGCACAGACAGAAAGTTACCAATGGCCCGTAGCTATGCTAGATAATGAAGCAGATTTGATTCCAGCCAACAAGGGGCAAATTATTATTGGAGCAACACATGAAGATGAAGCTCAATGGGATTTACAGCCAACAAAAGAAGCTTTCGAGCGATTAACGGAGAATAGCAAAAACTTTTTACAGTTCCCTGAAAAACTTTTAAAAAACTCTTTTAACTACCGTGTTGGTACTCGGGCTTACACGTCAGATTTCGCTCCTTTTTTTGGTTCAATAGTAGAAGACTCTTCTCTCTTTATTGCTAGCGGTTTGGGATCTTCTGGATTAACAACTGGACCTTATATAGGTTACTTATTGGCGAACTTTTTTAATATAGGAAGCTGGCCAGAAAAGGATTATCAAAAACCTCTAAGTACTTATATTCAAGAAAGAACTACTCTATAAAAAATAGCCGGAATACTTTTAAAAGAACATTCCGGCTATTTTTCAGTATTAAATTATCCTTTTGCTTTACGCCAAAAAGTTGGATAATCT
This region of Tetragenococcus osmophilus genomic DNA includes:
- a CDS encoding quaternary amine ABC transporter ATP-binding protein; this translates as MSTKVRIEHLTKIFGRRTQQALEQVKAGKSKQDILKETGATVGVHDVSFDVNEGEVFVIMGLSGSGKSTLVRMINRLIEPTSGAVYIDDEDVSKMSKEDLREVRRTKLNMVFQNFGLFPQRTILQNTEYGLEVRGVGKEERRQKAEAALDNSGLLSVKDQYPNQLSGGMQQRVGLARALANDPEILLMDEAFSALDPLIRRDMQDDLMDLQEKVQKTIIFITHDLNEALRIGDRIALMRDGEVMQIGTGEEILTHPANDFVREFTEDIDRSKVLTAENIMEPALTINVEADGPNVALQRMRKEEISMLLAVDRGRYLKGSLTAEQALNARKNETPLKEVLEKNVRKVEKDTLVTDIFDMIYDSAAPLAVVDEEDRVVGVVVRGSVIGAMTDTDTNANDSQSTTETEEAADKEGVSADA
- a CDS encoding NAD(P)/FAD-dependent oxidoreductase, producing MQKIAIIGGGIIGITLANYLDTTKYDVTLFDEGKGQATKASAGIISPWLSKRRNKRWYRLAKDGAAFLQKLATDMNLSQEIYAKNGTILLRSKGLADLANLAEQRKKDAPEIGDIELLSSYQTASKLPLLAPQESLYVSGGARLNGLLYLEYMKKLAVQKQVNFINEKAVLKRKNDHWQISTQNHQISADNVIITAGPNCKPLLEPLGYQVDLKPQKGQLIVFNTAQTESYQWPVAMLDNEADLIPANKGQIIIGATHEDEAQWDLQPTKEAFERLTENSKNFLQFPEKLLKNSFNYRVGTRAYTSDFAPFFGSIVEDSSLFIASGLGSSGLTTGPYIGYLLANFFNIGSWPEKDYQKPLSTYIQERTTL